From a single Collibacillus ludicampi genomic region:
- a CDS encoding MDR family MFS transporter yields MEREHEEGDARRGLLIAGLIVAMLFAALDNTIVGTAMPRIVGELGGLEVMTWLTTAYMLTSTTIVPIAGKLADLLGRKAVYVTGLLVFIIGSALCGTSQTIYQLIGYRALQGIGGGVMMPMAMIIVGDMFTGAQRAKWQGVFGALFGLSSIVGPQIGGWIVDSLNWRWVFYINLPVGILATILISLGLKSHRAKGPVKIDIPGMITMIIGVVSLLLALTFGGKDYPWSSWQILSLFALSVVFLIAFAVIETKASEPIFPLFLFKNKTFALLNGIGFLMSLGMFGAIMFVPLFMQGIIGISAAASGTVMTPMMITMILTSIVGGRFVRKIGVRTQIIIGMACMAIGFWLLSTMSIHTGKLTAMSYMCVLGVGIGLVMPTVTIALQESFPKSELGVVTSSSQFFRQIGGTFGMTILGAIMNQRSTDLLTQQMVPLLQKLPPQAHGMVEQFESLIQTNPQGVYSLLLNPDAMQKIPAAMLQRVVPILKSTLVDSLHSVFLYGLVFVLLGAFLSPLLNSIKLSDKKEKSVS; encoded by the coding sequence CTTGATCGCCGGATTGATTGTGGCGATGCTCTTCGCGGCTTTGGATAACACGATCGTGGGTACGGCGATGCCCCGCATCGTTGGCGAACTCGGTGGACTTGAAGTCATGACCTGGTTGACAACCGCCTATATGTTGACTTCCACCACCATCGTTCCGATCGCCGGTAAGCTCGCTGACCTGTTGGGGCGTAAGGCCGTCTATGTCACCGGATTGCTCGTATTTATCATCGGTTCTGCCCTTTGCGGAACCTCCCAGACCATTTATCAATTAATCGGTTATCGCGCTTTACAGGGCATCGGCGGGGGAGTCATGATGCCGATGGCCATGATTATCGTAGGAGACATGTTTACAGGCGCACAGCGCGCCAAATGGCAAGGGGTGTTCGGTGCTCTTTTCGGCCTTTCTTCGATTGTCGGTCCTCAGATCGGTGGATGGATCGTCGATAGTCTCAATTGGCGTTGGGTTTTCTATATCAATCTTCCAGTGGGTATTCTGGCCACCATTTTGATCAGCCTCGGTTTGAAAAGCCATCGGGCGAAAGGACCTGTGAAGATTGATATCCCAGGGATGATCACGATGATTATAGGTGTTGTGAGCCTCTTGCTCGCTTTGACATTCGGCGGAAAAGACTATCCATGGTCATCGTGGCAGATTCTCTCGCTCTTCGCTCTTTCTGTCGTGTTTCTGATCGCTTTTGCCGTAATCGAAACGAAAGCCAGCGAACCGATATTTCCGCTTTTTCTGTTCAAGAATAAAACATTCGCCCTTTTAAACGGAATCGGATTTCTGATGAGTCTTGGAATGTTTGGCGCCATCATGTTCGTGCCTCTGTTCATGCAAGGGATTATCGGAATCAGCGCGGCTGCCTCAGGCACCGTTATGACCCCCATGATGATCACGATGATTCTTACAAGTATCGTCGGCGGACGGTTTGTGAGAAAAATTGGCGTTCGCACTCAAATCATCATCGGAATGGCATGTATGGCTATCGGTTTTTGGTTACTCTCTACCATGAGCATACACACCGGAAAATTAACCGCGATGAGCTATATGTGCGTCCTCGGCGTCGGGATCGGTCTCGTAATGCCAACAGTGACAATCGCGTTGCAAGAGTCGTTTCCCAAATCGGAACTCGGGGTGGTCACATCTTCCAGTCAATTTTTCCGGCAGATCGGCGGAACGTTCGGCATGACTATCTTAGGAGCGATCATGAACCAGCGGTCGACCGATCTGTTGACTCAACAAATGGTTCCTTTGCTGCAAAAGCTCCCTCCCCAAGCTCATGGGATGGTCGAACAGTTCGAATCCTTGATTCAAACCAACCCGCAAGGGGTCTATTCCCTTCTGTTAAATCCGGATGCTATGCAAAAAATTCCGGCCGCGATGTTACAAAGGGTAGTCCCCATCTTAAAATCTACGTTAGTGGATTCCCTGCACAGCGTCTTTTTGTACGGTTTGGTCTTTGTTCTTCTGGGAGCGTTTCTTTCCCCGCTCTTGAATTCCATCAAACTGTCTGACAAAAAAGAGAAGAGTGTGTCATAA
- a CDS encoding FMN-binding glutamate synthase family protein, producing the protein MATFWQTIIITFICVIAGLMIFSILLVLVSRFMISLLVHRTLVRFMSDRYAENLWELASALTRMSPQLVLENALRSHKGGVIERPMGSPRKFLHLDGLVFSPAQLAVLPCPEDIPVETTTVIGPSSENPLVLDIPLLISAMGCGVGVSEQTKIALALGATMAGTATNTGEGGFLPEERKLAKHLIIQYHSGKWTKSPEILKQADMIEIHFGQGASVGAPSLIPPEYLQGRARQIMGLKPEETAVLHSRHEEIQEPSDLKNLVDHLRTLTGGIPIGVKIAASGMIEKDLQVALDAGVDVIAIDGGQAGTKGSLPILEDDFGLPTVYALSRAVRFLEQSGQREKVSLIIGGGLFTPGHFLKALALGADAVYLGTSVLFAMTHTQVTKTIPWEPPTQLVFYSGSHKEKFDPARASLYLSNFLNSCMEEIKIAVRALGKSSIKEVNKSDLVALDDLTAKVTGVQSAYEPALHVHPSFRQKSSVLASRPFYKTKIVR; encoded by the coding sequence TTGGCAACATTTTGGCAAACGATAATCATTACTTTCATCTGTGTGATTGCAGGACTGATGATTTTTTCCATCTTACTTGTTTTAGTGAGCCGATTCATGATTTCCCTTCTCGTTCATCGAACCCTCGTACGATTTATGTCCGATCGGTATGCAGAGAATTTATGGGAACTTGCTTCCGCCTTGACCCGCATGTCTCCGCAATTGGTACTGGAAAACGCCCTTCGCTCTCATAAAGGGGGAGTGATTGAACGGCCTATGGGGAGTCCGCGCAAGTTTCTTCATCTCGATGGACTTGTTTTTTCTCCCGCTCAGCTCGCGGTTCTTCCCTGTCCTGAAGACATTCCCGTCGAAACGACCACCGTCATCGGTCCGTCAAGCGAGAACCCCCTCGTACTGGATATTCCTCTTCTCATATCGGCTATGGGCTGTGGAGTGGGAGTGAGTGAACAAACGAAGATCGCTTTAGCATTAGGGGCGACCATGGCGGGAACGGCGACGAACACCGGTGAAGGCGGCTTTCTTCCGGAAGAACGAAAACTCGCGAAACACTTAATTATTCAATATCATTCCGGAAAATGGACGAAGAGTCCAGAAATTCTAAAACAGGCAGATATGATCGAAATCCATTTCGGACAAGGGGCATCCGTCGGTGCCCCCAGTCTGATCCCGCCGGAGTATCTACAAGGACGTGCACGTCAAATCATGGGTCTCAAGCCGGAAGAAACAGCTGTCCTGCATTCCCGACATGAAGAAATACAGGAACCTTCGGATCTCAAAAATTTGGTTGATCATTTACGCACTCTCACAGGCGGTATACCGATTGGAGTCAAGATCGCCGCAAGCGGCATGATCGAAAAGGATCTCCAAGTCGCATTGGATGCAGGGGTTGATGTGATTGCAATCGACGGTGGACAAGCGGGAACCAAAGGGAGCTTGCCCATCTTGGAAGACGACTTTGGACTTCCAACCGTATATGCATTATCCCGTGCCGTTCGTTTCCTTGAACAAAGCGGGCAGCGGGAAAAGGTCAGTCTCATCATAGGAGGAGGCCTTTTTACTCCGGGCCATTTTCTGAAAGCGCTTGCACTCGGAGCGGACGCAGTTTATCTTGGCACATCCGTTCTTTTTGCTATGACGCATACGCAAGTGACAAAAACAATTCCGTGGGAACCACCGACACAATTGGTGTTCTACTCCGGAAGCCACAAAGAAAAGTTTGATCCCGCCCGAGCAAGTTTGTATTTATCGAACTTTTTGAACTCTTGCATGGAAGAAATCAAAATAGCTGTCCGTGCCTTGGGTAAATCAAGCATAAAAGAAGTAAATAAAAGTGATCTTGTTGCACTCGATGACCTAACTGCCAAAGTAACAGGAGTGCAATCCGCTTACGAACCGGCCTTGCATGTACACCCATCCTTTCGACAAAAATCTTCCGTGCTTGCCTCCCGTCCTTTCTATAAAACAAAAATTGTGCGATGA
- a CDS encoding MFS transporter, whose protein sequence is MNSWKRNLYLMWFVQFGAGISLSFIFSFVPLYLPHLGVTGTRQVGIWSGILMGAAPLFAALLGPFWGNLADKHGRKIMVERVLLSNIAVVIAMGFVTNVYQFLALRILQGILGGFTSAAIALVTSFTPREKTGYALGIYQTAQIVGSASGPMIGGFLADAFNYRFPFFFMSVVSLTSFLVVFFLVKEPPLRGNVKKSESFVRSLSAVTHIPGLMPMAFINFLIQFGLMIIAPIVPLYIKSLSHEGAYVATITGIILALGGAAAALSSVITGRIGDRVGHRRILLTLSMGTGIMFGLTALASSIFTFGLARTATGLFLGGLMPTSNALISQFVTEEKRGVAFGVTTSMTLLGNVLGPLAGGWLSGVIGLAETFLVTMGLFLITALWVWTHNPQKMLKQSEG, encoded by the coding sequence TTGAATTCGTGGAAACGAAATCTTTATCTCATGTGGTTCGTACAATTCGGGGCCGGTATATCGCTGAGTTTTATCTTCTCGTTTGTTCCTTTATACTTGCCGCATCTCGGTGTAACTGGCACCCGCCAAGTCGGGATCTGGTCCGGCATCCTCATGGGAGCTGCTCCGCTGTTTGCCGCGCTTCTCGGGCCTTTCTGGGGGAATCTTGCCGATAAACATGGACGCAAGATCATGGTGGAACGGGTGCTTTTGAGTAACATCGCTGTCGTCATCGCCATGGGATTTGTCACAAACGTGTATCAGTTCCTCGCGTTGCGTATCCTTCAAGGCATACTCGGGGGATTTACCTCGGCGGCGATCGCGTTGGTGACTTCCTTTACCCCCAGAGAAAAAACCGGGTATGCACTAGGGATCTATCAAACCGCACAAATCGTGGGTTCCGCTTCAGGCCCAATGATCGGAGGCTTTCTGGCGGATGCGTTCAACTACCGCTTTCCTTTTTTCTTTATGAGCGTCGTCAGTCTGACTTCTTTTCTCGTCGTCTTTTTTCTGGTGAAGGAACCTCCTCTCCGAGGAAACGTCAAAAAGTCGGAATCCTTTGTCCGAAGTCTTTCCGCCGTTACCCATATACCCGGTTTAATGCCCATGGCCTTTATCAACTTTCTCATCCAATTCGGACTGATGATCATCGCACCGATCGTCCCTCTCTACATCAAGTCCCTTTCCCACGAAGGGGCTTATGTCGCAACGATCACAGGAATCATCCTGGCGCTCGGTGGAGCGGCCGCCGCACTTTCCTCCGTCATAACGGGAAGAATCGGCGATCGCGTGGGACACCGCAGAATTTTGCTCACATTATCGATGGGAACCGGTATCATGTTCGGATTGACAGCTTTGGCCTCCTCGATTTTCACATTTGGACTGGCAAGAACAGCGACCGGGCTCTTTCTTGGAGGGTTAATGCCGACGAGCAATGCGCTGATTTCACAGTTTGTTACGGAAGAAAAACGGGGAGTAGCTTTCGGTGTCACCACAAGTATGACCTTGCTGGGTAATGTTCTTGGCCCATTGGCAGGCGGTTGGTTATCGGGCGTCATCGGGTTGGCCGAAACGTTTTTGGTTACGATGGGATTGTTTCTCATCACAGCACTCTGGGTCTGGACGCACAATCCACAAAAAATGCTCAAACAATCGGAAGGATGA
- a CDS encoding DMT family transporter, protein MQELYFYALLLFTSMLWAGNFVAGKFLVGHASTLTLTEMRWGLAVLCLIPFVWLREKRLFPSRKALLPLFFMGITGVVLFNMFMFLALEKTSADNVGLLSALNPVSIALASFVILHEKLKWQQVGGMLVSLLGVIIVITHGDWQKLLRFHFNTGDLFMLAAVGTWGLYSVAGKKAMQYVSPYMSTLWSGIIGCLLLLPFDLFSFEVKNTNPAFWIATLYVSVGATVLAMVFWNLGVQRVGGTRSGVFLNFNPIFTAILAFFFLKEHMNLIQGIGTLLVIGGVYWFTMQKKERAETVHATSCEINR, encoded by the coding sequence ATGCAAGAGCTTTATTTTTACGCCTTGCTCTTATTCACGAGCATGCTTTGGGCAGGAAACTTCGTCGCGGGAAAATTCCTGGTGGGCCACGCATCGACTTTAACACTGACGGAAATGCGCTGGGGACTCGCGGTTCTCTGCCTGATTCCTTTCGTTTGGCTGCGAGAAAAGCGCTTATTTCCTTCGCGAAAGGCGCTTCTTCCCCTTTTTTTCATGGGCATTACGGGTGTCGTCTTGTTCAATATGTTCATGTTCCTCGCATTGGAAAAGACGTCTGCTGACAACGTGGGTCTACTGTCAGCGTTGAACCCTGTTTCGATCGCGCTTGCCTCTTTTGTTATCCTGCATGAGAAATTGAAATGGCAACAAGTTGGCGGCATGTTGGTATCTCTGCTCGGCGTGATCATCGTCATTACGCACGGGGACTGGCAGAAACTCTTGCGCTTTCACTTCAATACGGGTGATCTTTTCATGCTCGCGGCCGTAGGTACATGGGGACTTTATTCTGTCGCAGGGAAAAAAGCGATGCAATATGTATCTCCCTACATGTCAACGTTATGGTCGGGGATTATTGGCTGTCTTCTTCTCCTCCCTTTCGACCTCTTTTCATTCGAAGTGAAAAACACGAACCCGGCCTTCTGGATCGCTACCTTATACGTGAGTGTAGGCGCCACCGTTTTAGCGATGGTGTTTTGGAATCTCGGAGTCCAGAGAGTTGGAGGGACGAGATCAGGGGTGTTTCTCAATTTCAATCCCATTTTTACAGCCATTCTGGCTTTCTTTTTCTTGAAGGAGCACATGAACCTCATACAAGGAATCGGAACCTTGTTGGTCATCGGCGGCGTGTATTGGTTTACCATGCAAAAAAAGGAGCGAGCGGAAACAGTCCATGCCACGTCTTGTGAGATCAACAGATGA
- a CDS encoding spore germination protein, with translation MEEGTAKYRGQPLPSCIEQSIDFLQNVLGKSSDVIIHRFEIPSPAKQRAALAYIDGLVKQEAVNDFILRPLLRADVPYEENRLQTPVWERIPMSDTRFLDDWQQVLRAVLSGDTVIFFDQHERCLSVSTKGWEKRGVEEPSTESVVRGPRDGLTETLRINTAHIRRRVKDPNLRVQNVKVGYRTDTDVAILYIEDIANPKILQTIRSRIENIEIDGAFESGYIEQFIEDHPWSPFPQIQNTERPDKVAASLLEGKIAILVDGTPFALIAPAIFSQFYNSPEDYYERFLIATLIRFIRIISMLMALMLPSLYIAFSSFHPEMIPSKLVIAMAAGRATVPFPSVLEAFLMEVTMEILREASVRLPGPVGPTIGIVGALVVGESAVRAGIVSPIMVIIVALTTIGSFASPSYSAAISLRMLRFPMMLFSGTFGLYGVMLFLIIIIIHLCSIESFGVPYLTPWAPRMFSGWKDTFFRTPLYRLLKRPLYTLPQESNRTSDTVTRKGKKRGKKGDTNEQTESFDRNG, from the coding sequence TTGGAAGAGGGAACGGCCAAGTATCGCGGGCAACCGTTGCCCAGTTGTATCGAGCAATCGATTGATTTTCTACAAAACGTCCTGGGGAAAAGCAGCGATGTGATTATCCACCGGTTTGAAATACCAAGTCCTGCTAAGCAACGTGCCGCACTGGCATATATCGATGGACTCGTCAAACAAGAAGCAGTGAATGATTTCATTTTGCGACCTTTACTGCGAGCAGATGTTCCTTACGAGGAGAATCGCTTGCAGACACCCGTGTGGGAGCGCATTCCCATGAGCGATACCCGCTTTCTCGACGACTGGCAACAGGTCCTGCGTGCGGTGTTATCGGGAGACACGGTGATCTTCTTCGATCAGCATGAACGTTGTCTCTCAGTTTCGACAAAGGGATGGGAGAAAAGAGGCGTAGAAGAACCTAGCACGGAATCGGTCGTCAGAGGCCCTCGCGACGGTTTGACAGAAACGTTGCGTATTAATACGGCACATATCCGCAGGAGGGTCAAAGACCCGAATCTGCGAGTGCAAAACGTGAAAGTCGGTTATCGCACAGACACCGATGTGGCGATTCTCTATATTGAAGATATCGCCAATCCAAAGATTCTTCAGACCATTCGTTCCCGTATTGAAAACATCGAAATCGACGGGGCTTTTGAAAGCGGGTATATCGAACAGTTCATCGAAGATCACCCGTGGTCTCCTTTTCCCCAAATCCAAAATACGGAGCGCCCGGACAAAGTGGCCGCCTCCCTATTGGAAGGGAAAATCGCTATTCTCGTCGACGGAACACCTTTTGCTTTAATCGCACCCGCGATCTTTTCCCAGTTTTATAACAGCCCGGAAGATTATTATGAACGGTTTCTGATAGCCACATTGATCCGTTTTATCCGGATCATCAGTATGTTAATGGCTCTGATGCTGCCATCTTTATATATTGCATTTTCCTCTTTTCACCCGGAGATGATTCCATCGAAATTGGTCATCGCCATGGCTGCAGGTCGTGCGACTGTTCCGTTCCCGTCAGTACTTGAAGCATTCTTAATGGAGGTAACGATGGAGATCTTGCGTGAGGCGAGCGTACGTCTGCCGGGGCCCGTTGGACCGACCATCGGCATCGTAGGCGCCTTGGTCGTAGGAGAATCTGCCGTCCGCGCCGGTATCGTCAGCCCTATCATGGTGATTATCGTAGCCTTGACCACGATCGGATCGTTTGCGTCGCCAAGCTATAGTGCAGCCATCTCTTTGCGCATGCTTCGTTTTCCCATGATGTTGTTTTCCGGAACATTCGGGTTGTATGGCGTCATGTTGTTCCTGATTATCATTATCATCCATCTTTGCAGTATTGAATCGTTCGGTGTCCCCTATTTAACTCCATGGGCGCCTCGAATGTTTTCCGGTTGGAAAGATACTTTTTTCCGCACACCTTTGTATCGATTGTTGAAGCGTCCGCTATATACGCTGCCTCAAGAATCCAACCGAACGTCTGATACTGTTACACGCAAAGGAAAGAAGAGGGGCAAGAAAGGAGACACCAATGAACAAACAGAATCTTTCGATCGAAACGGATAA
- a CDS encoding GerAB/ArcD/ProY family transporter has product MNKQNLSIETDKFTPSQSMSLIISSIIGVGILLLPRTTSKYMFQQGWIAMVIGLFATLCFTWAITKLITHMRGRIFADYVIHILAPTRYPWIGKLIGIPLLFAFAGLWLLLTALVSRAFGEVVITAVLVNTPLEVIVTSMLLVSLYLCMKKEIVVARVNEFLIPVMIVPLLILALLSFQNANVYHLMPLFPLETKGIPKSLVTTIFAFQGYDIILPFASRFSQNVKYMRANLLGIWVVGILYILVVIAGLLVFGYEELQRQTWPTLELVKTVNVPVFILERMEAVFIGVWVAAIFTTAANYYYAASKLICDIFHIRKLFYVALAFAPLLYFVAMHPRNLFDLLAYLDRISWIWFFMGSVIPVFFLGLSFLRTGGLPNETVRKSLKSLHPDRDVSHRMLGSGGAGRTDLCYRIHCGYQSKKPQTP; this is encoded by the coding sequence ATGAACAAACAGAATCTTTCGATCGAAACGGATAAATTTACGCCGAGCCAATCCATGTCTTTGATTATCAGCTCGATCATCGGTGTGGGGATTCTGCTTCTTCCGCGGACGACCAGCAAGTATATGTTCCAGCAAGGCTGGATAGCTATGGTAATCGGCTTGTTCGCGACATTATGCTTCACCTGGGCGATCACAAAGCTGATTACCCACATGAGAGGGAGGATATTTGCCGATTATGTAATCCATATTTTAGCACCGACACGGTATCCCTGGATTGGAAAATTAATTGGAATTCCTCTCCTTTTCGCTTTTGCAGGGTTATGGTTGCTCTTGACCGCTTTGGTCTCTCGTGCGTTCGGAGAAGTGGTGATCACAGCTGTTTTAGTCAATACGCCGCTCGAAGTGATTGTTACCAGCATGCTTTTGGTAAGCTTGTATTTATGTATGAAAAAAGAGATCGTTGTTGCCCGGGTGAATGAATTTCTCATTCCCGTAATGATCGTACCCCTCTTGATCTTGGCTCTTTTATCTTTTCAAAATGCAAATGTTTATCATTTAATGCCTTTGTTTCCTCTCGAGACAAAAGGAATTCCGAAATCACTGGTAACAACCATTTTTGCATTCCAGGGATACGATATCATTTTGCCGTTTGCCTCACGTTTTTCCCAAAATGTCAAGTATATGCGGGCCAATCTGTTGGGGATCTGGGTTGTTGGCATTTTGTATATTTTAGTCGTCATTGCCGGATTGCTCGTATTTGGATATGAAGAATTGCAACGACAGACATGGCCGACTTTGGAATTGGTCAAAACGGTGAACGTCCCTGTCTTTATTCTCGAGCGAATGGAAGCCGTCTTTATCGGCGTCTGGGTCGCCGCCATTTTTACGACAGCAGCCAACTACTATTATGCGGCATCGAAACTGATTTGTGATATCTTTCATATCCGAAAGTTATTTTACGTGGCATTGGCCTTCGCGCCCCTTTTATATTTCGTCGCGATGCATCCACGCAATCTTTTCGATCTGCTTGCATACCTCGATCGCATTTCATGGATTTGGTTTTTTATGGGCAGCGTTATCCCTGTCTTTTTCTTAGGGTTATCTTTTTTGCGGACCGGGGGACTGCCAAATGAAACCGTACGCAAAAGTCTTAAGTCTCTCCATCCTGATCGCGATGTTTCTCACCGGATGTTGGGATCAGGTGGAGCTGGAAGAACGGACCTCTGTTATCGCATTCACTGTGGATATCAATCAAAAAAACCCCAAACTCCTTGA
- a CDS encoding Ger(x)C family spore germination protein, producing MELEERTSVIAFTVDINQKNPKLLDVSIQIPIPIKIVGAGGGGAAEGGREAVKVMTGSGSTISEAKQNIQKNLNQRLFFGHTRVVAISSEVAKTDISDFVDNMRRFPQIRRLLVPVIVPGRASQILEKDPKLEQIPVMYIKEMMESGAKIQLIPDISLGEFFINMSDSSIHPIMNMVTPTDNGFKWSGVAVFNGPKMVGQLNDEMVWAYMNLHENHPGGDIKIPCFDEKGKYSVFHARKAKTKVKVEKKNHQIHAYYQVDVEGDIRESECNLDFNNEEIINKIQKSAAEVYEARAKKMIQYVQKDIRADAIGLGFIVRARYPEIWRAVNWEQEFPNVQIHVTYKVNMRRFGMVIGKSR from the coding sequence GTGGAGCTGGAAGAACGGACCTCTGTTATCGCATTCACTGTGGATATCAATCAAAAAAACCCCAAACTCCTTGATGTATCGATACAAATCCCTATTCCGATCAAGATCGTAGGAGCGGGCGGTGGAGGAGCGGCAGAAGGCGGTCGAGAAGCAGTGAAAGTGATGACCGGATCGGGCTCAACGATTTCGGAAGCCAAGCAAAACATTCAGAAGAATCTCAATCAGCGATTATTTTTCGGGCATACACGTGTGGTCGCTATTAGCTCAGAAGTGGCGAAAACGGATATCTCCGATTTTGTCGATAACATGCGTCGTTTTCCTCAGATCAGACGTCTGTTGGTTCCTGTGATTGTTCCGGGACGTGCATCGCAAATCCTTGAAAAAGACCCGAAGCTAGAACAGATCCCCGTCATGTATATCAAGGAAATGATGGAATCAGGAGCAAAAATACAACTCATTCCCGATATCAGTTTGGGAGAATTTTTCATCAATATGTCTGATTCCTCGATCCATCCGATCATGAATATGGTAACTCCAACAGATAATGGGTTTAAATGGTCAGGTGTGGCGGTCTTCAATGGCCCGAAAATGGTAGGACAGTTGAATGATGAAATGGTTTGGGCGTACATGAATCTGCATGAAAATCATCCAGGCGGGGATATCAAAATTCCGTGCTTTGATGAGAAAGGGAAATATTCGGTGTTCCACGCGCGTAAGGCAAAAACAAAGGTTAAAGTGGAAAAGAAGAACCACCAGATTCACGCCTATTATCAGGTGGATGTCGAAGGAGATATCAGAGAATCGGAATGCAATCTCGACTTTAACAATGAAGAGATCATCAACAAGATTCAAAAGTCTGCCGCAGAGGTATATGAAGCACGCGCAAAAAAAATGATCCAGTATGTGCAAAAAGATATCCGTGCGGATGCAATCGGTCTCGGATTCATCGTCCGAGCCCGATACCCTGAGATTTGGAGAGCGGTCAATTGGGAACAGGAGTTTCCAAACGTTCAGATCCATGTAACATACAAAGTCAACATGCGGAGGTTTGGCATGGTCATCGGAAAATCGCGGTAG
- a CDS encoding ABC transporter permease — MSLFSLGVTLTFVVLAMLLSIGLKLGVEKDMLIATVRSAVQLLVIGYILQIVFSAQHVWFILLIVTVMILVAAQNASKRGKGLPQVFWRVLAAITLTELITQGLLVGLHVVSWTPQYIIPISGMIIGNAMVVSGLLLNRLQAEANARKNEILVLLSLGATPRQSSRFVLKQAIRAAMIPTIDGMKTMGLVQLPGMMTGQIIAGADPVQAVRYQLLIVFAFIASAALTSIALGYLTYPTLFNEQQQLVIRSDG, encoded by the coding sequence GTGAGTCTCTTCTCATTAGGGGTGACGCTTACTTTTGTCGTTTTGGCGATGCTCTTGTCGATTGGGTTGAAGCTTGGCGTGGAAAAAGACATGTTGATCGCGACGGTTCGCTCCGCGGTACAGTTACTTGTGATCGGATATATTTTGCAAATCGTCTTTTCCGCGCAACATGTATGGTTCATCCTCCTGATCGTCACGGTCATGATTCTTGTGGCTGCCCAAAATGCCAGCAAACGCGGAAAAGGATTGCCGCAAGTATTTTGGCGCGTGCTTGCCGCCATCACATTAACGGAACTCATTACGCAGGGATTATTAGTAGGGCTCCATGTGGTTTCATGGACACCGCAATATATCATCCCGATCAGCGGCATGATCATAGGAAATGCCATGGTCGTTTCCGGTTTATTGCTCAACCGACTGCAAGCGGAAGCGAACGCGCGCAAAAACGAGATCCTCGTCCTCTTGTCGCTTGGTGCCACCCCCAGGCAATCCAGCCGCTTCGTTTTGAAACAAGCGATTCGCGCGGCTATGATCCCGACGATCGATGGGATGAAGACGATGGGACTCGTTCAACTCCCCGGCATGATGACGGGACAGATCATCGCTGGAGCGGATCCCGTACAAGCGGTGCGGTATCAATTGCTCATCGTTTTCGCTTTTATCGCTTCCGCCGCATTGACGAGCATTGCGCTCGGCTATTTAACATATCCTACCCTCTTTAATGAACAACAGCAATTGGTGATCCGTTCGGATGGGTGA
- a CDS encoding ABC transporter ATP-binding protein: MFVKVRVLFKQITAFLLVESKRNGYDEYAGLLDEAKKQDTEPLVEVFPMDACTKPSAALRFEHVSKTIHTKGEAVRVLHDICGEVPHGSILTVIGPSGSGKSTLLSLCNLLLTPDEGRIFVDGKEIRHWATPSLRRHVGMVFQTPTMLPGTVYDNIVIGAKISGKTVERPEEYLEKVGLPGEILHRDAQELSGGQKQRVALVRTLVTQPSILLLDEVTSALDPTSAREVETCICEWNRERGTTVVWITHQLEQARRVGDITWVLVQGQIIEQGETTSLFENPATETTRLFLSGELSGGEGR; the protein is encoded by the coding sequence GTGTTTGTAAAAGTCCGTGTTCTGTTCAAGCAGATCACGGCTTTTTTGCTTGTAGAATCGAAACGGAACGGGTACGATGAATATGCTGGTCTCCTGGATGAGGCGAAAAAGCAAGATACGGAACCGTTAGTTGAGGTGTTTCCTATGGATGCATGTACAAAACCGTCGGCAGCCCTTCGCTTCGAGCATGTGAGCAAAACGATTCACACGAAGGGGGAGGCAGTTCGGGTCTTACATGATATCTGCGGGGAGGTTCCACACGGAAGCATTCTGACCGTGATCGGACCTTCGGGATCGGGCAAAAGCACTCTGCTCTCGTTATGCAACCTCCTGCTAACTCCGGATGAAGGGCGCATCTTCGTGGATGGAAAAGAGATTCGTCACTGGGCGACTCCCTCATTACGCAGACATGTAGGCATGGTGTTTCAAACGCCGACGATGCTTCCCGGAACCGTGTATGACAACATCGTAATTGGCGCCAAGATTTCTGGTAAAACGGTGGAAAGACCGGAAGAATATCTGGAGAAAGTCGGATTGCCCGGAGAGATTTTACATAGGGACGCGCAAGAATTGTCCGGCGGGCAGAAACAAAGGGTGGCATTGGTCAGGACACTGGTCACGCAACCGTCGATTCTGTTGCTTGATGAAGTGACATCCGCGCTTGATCCGACATCCGCACGCGAAGTGGAGACGTGTATCTGTGAGTGGAACCGCGAGCGTGGAACCACAGTCGTTTGGATTACCCATCAATTGGAACAGGCAAGACGCGTCGGCGATATCACGTGGGTTCTTGTACAAGGACAAATAATCGAACAAGGGGAAACAACGTCGCTGTTTGAGAATCCTGCCACAGAAACGACGCGCCTTTTTCTATCCGGAGAATTGTCAGGAGGTGAAGGAAGGTGA